A single genomic interval of Armigeres subalbatus isolate Guangzhou_Male chromosome 1, GZ_Asu_2, whole genome shotgun sequence harbors:
- the LOC134221682 gene encoding uncharacterized protein LOC134221682, protein MCQKVLLSLLCCYVLVALGEPQQATPTTTARPALENPAYDPTMYQQFVPQDAVQKYVQAYNGHNYQNSQGFVPYEPTAYAAIPSQPFQAYLIPATSTEKPTLMGSFRTVMPAARTVVSFFGHILSFLFGSVGAVALGTLMTSVLCFVTPFCTLSFRSAKGLDVGLVGETTKEVISVLGEQVTADRVKRAAEFVKVAIDKFQHLNKQVREATERKAGASVE, encoded by the coding sequence ATGTGTCAAAAAGTACTCCTAAGCCTACTGTGTTGCTATGTTCTGGTGGCCTTGGGTGAACCACAGCAAGCGACGCCAACGACCACCGCCCGGCCGGCCCTAGAGAATCCTGCCTACGATCCAACCATGTACCAGCAGTTCGTTCCACAAGACGCCGTCCAAAAGTACGTTCAGGCTTACAACGGTCACAACTACCAGAACTCGCAAGGATTTGTCCCGTACGAGCCAACGGCGTACGCCGCCATCCCATCGCAGCCCTTTCAGGCGTATCTGATTCCGGCCACTTCGACGGAGAAGCCCACCCTCATGGGCTCGTTCCGCACGGTAATGCCCGCGGCTCGCACGGTGGTGTCCTTCTTCGGGCACATTCTGTCGTTTCTGTTCGGCTCGGTTGGGGCCGTCGCGTTGGGAACGCTGATGACGTCGGTGCTGTGCTTCGTGACGCCGTTCTGTACGCTTTCGTTCCGCAGCGCCAAAGGATTGGACGTGGGCCTCGTTGGCGAGACGACGAAGGAAGTGATTTCGGTGCTGGGTGAGCAGGTCACTGCCGACCGGGTGAAACGGGCCGCGGAATTCGTCAAGGTGGCCATTGATAAGTTTCAGCATTTGAACAAACAGGTGCGGGAGGCGACCGAACGGAAGGCTGGGGCTTCCGTGGAATGA